The genome window CTTCTTGTTCGCTGATTTCGTTCAGCGCTTGTTGCTGTGCAGCTTCCATTTTTTCTTGCTCGCCAAAGAAGTCTTCGTTGATGTTTACTTTAAAGTTATTTTGTACTTGCTTGAGATTCTTATCAAGTTCTTCGCGGAAGGTATTGTTTTTCAGAATTCCTTCAACTTGCTGTTTAATTTCTGCTAGTTGGAAGTACTCGGCATCTTTTTTGTCTGATGCTTTAACAACCCAGAACTCTTTACCCGCCTTAACTTTATCAACGCCAGGAAGCTTACTCATTTTGTTAAAGACATGTTCTTTAACTGCTTCAGGTGTGCCATCAAAGCCAAATTCTTTGTTATTGTTTTTGCTGATGCGGCCAAAATCTTTAAAGTTTGCTTCATTGGTGTTGGTTGCAAGTTTTTTGAAATCTACAACGTTTGTTTTCGCTTTAGCCAGGAATTCATCTGCTTGCTTTTCATCGTCAAACTTGATGCCCTCTACAAGCGTTCCACCTGCAACTTTGACAAATCGATTTTTATTTTCGTTGTAGTACTTTTCTACGTCTTTTTCTGAAACCGAAACGCTATCGAAGATGCCTTTTTCAAAAAATTGGACGTACAGTGAGCGTTTCAAAAGTTTTTTGGTTTCATTGTAGGCCTTGATGAACTCTTCACGTTTGTCAATTTCGTTTTTGATGCCATGGGCAACAATAACTTCTTGCTTAACGAGTTCGTCAAAAAAGCGACGTTTGATCATAACCGGCAGTGAGTCGGCGCTGGCCCCACGAAAGTATGGGTTTGCTTGGACCATCTGGGTTAAGCTATTGTTAAATTCATTTTCGGTAATGACCGCTCTTCCGTCAATGCTGCAGAGCGGTTTGCTGTTATCTGCTACTTCTTGTACAGCTTTGTCTGTGTCTTCCTCAATGATTTCTTGCGTTTTTTCTACAGGCTTTGCGGAGTCACTTTTCTTGCAACCACACCAGTCGCAACCAGCAAGAATGACAAATGGAAGAGCCATCAACACGGTTTTCGAAATCAAACTATTTTTATACTTCATAAATACCGTTACCTTGGTTATAAAATTGAACTTTTACCTTCTCCATGCGCATATACAATAACACATGCTACCACACAGTATATATTTTGCAAGGCACTCTAGGAGCACTTTGTATGTCAAATGACACCTGTTTGATCAGCGCATGTTTAATTAAAGCCAAATTGTCAATCCTGTTTGAGCTTGTCTGATGGCGAGCAATCCGTTATACTGCACAAATTGTTGTTGAAGGGGAGGGTGTGCAGTGTTTGCACTTTGTAATTCAAAAAATCAGAGGATTTTTCCATGAAGAAACATACAACGATATCCTTTTGGGGTGGCGTTTTGATGACACTCAATATTATTTTTGGTGCTGGAATTTTTATCAGCCCATCAAAAATGGCAACGTTTGCAGGACCAGCAAGTTTTCTTGGATGGCTTTGTTTAGGGCTTGTCTTGCTTCCACTCGTGTGGGCATTCGCCTATGCCGGCAGCTTGTTTGACGGTGAAGGTGGTTTTTATCAGTATTGCGGCCAAAGTCTTGGTCAGACTGCAGGCTTTTTGGCGGCATGGTCTTACTTGTTAGGCTACATGTCAACAGCAAGCGTTATAACTATTGTTATTCGTGATGAACTTATGCAGTACGGTGCATTTTGGATTGCAAATGATTATCCAACACTGACTGCTGCAGGCATAATTTTACTGTTTTCCTCGCTCAATTTGTTTGGGCTTGGTGCCATTAGTAAAATACAGAGCATTGGAACGGTAATTAAAATTTTACCCCTGCTTTTTGTGATTGCCTTGATTCCTTTTTTTCCTTATACCGGAATTTCAATTACCCCTCAAGATATTGTAGGCATTCGTTACACGATACCGTTTATAATCTTTGCATTTTTTGGCATAGAGATCTGCTGCAACATTAGCCATCTCATGAAGGGTGGTGTGCAACAAGCATCACGAGCAATTTTTACCGCGTTTGCCATGTCTGTGGTTATCTACACCTTGTTTCATTTTGGACTTCTTGGGATCATGGGTGCTCCCGGACTGATGGACTATGGCGTATCGGCATTTCCAAAATTTTTGGGTTTGTCAGCACCAATGACCAGTTTTATGCAAAGTTTTATCTCGTTTATGATTTTATTCACACTGCTCAATGCTGAATATGGTTTGATTTTGACAAATGTAACAAATCTGCAAACACTCATTTCAAATAAGTTGTTACCGGCGCATTCATTTTTTGGTGTAACCAACCGAGCTCATAGGCCGTACCGACTAGTGTGGTTGCATGCATTGATCATGTTTGGGATGGTGACTTTGATAGCAAAACCAGATATCATGATGGTACTCACCAGTCTTGGTATTTGTGGTGCTTACTTTTTGCATGCTTTGGCTGTTTTAGTGGAATGTTGTCGACGCAGATATTATGGGAGCATTGTCCTTAGCTTGTTAGCACTTGCCAGTTGCGTGGTCATGGTGTATTACAGCTGGGTCAGAATTAGTGATAATCCTTTGTATGTCTCACCGATGGTTGTTGGGCTGATTCTTGGTTTGCTCCTTTACAAGACACAGACAAAAAATCAAACCGCCTAGAAAGGTTTTACCGTGGTAAAACAGGGTAAGCTGCCCGTTTGGGCAGCGATTTTGATTAACGTTAACATTGTTATTGGTAGCGCATTTTATATGAGTGTGCAAAAAATAACGATGGCTAGTGGTTTTCTTGCGCCGCTTTCTTGGCTATCGTGTGGAATGCTGCTTTTCCCTTTGATTGTTGTTTTTGCGACCCTTGCCATGCGCTATCCTGAAGCTGGTGGTTTGTATGTGTATCCACAAAAGTGTTTGGGAGAGTTTTGGGGGTTTATTAGTGGTTGGGGATATTTTATTGGAACGCTTGCAGGGAATGCAGCAGTAATTCATGCCTTTTCAAAAGCGTTTCAAAAGATTGAAGGAGCAAAGCCAGCGCTTGCTACCTATGGCATGTCTGGTATCAATTTTGATATTGCGCTGGTTGTTTTGTTTACCATCTTTAATTTGTTTAATATTGAGTTTTTAACACGTATTCAGGTTGCGCTTACGCTAGTAAAAATTACCCCTATGTGTATTGCGTTGCTTTCTGTACCATTTCTATTTAAGTTTGAGAACATTATTTCTGCACCTGTGGCGTGGCCTGGATTTTTTAGGTCTTTGCCGATTGTTTTATTTTCATATATAGGGATAGAGGCTTGCTGCGCGGTTATTGATAAGATTGAGAATGGCAGAAAAAGTGCTGCGCGGGTTATTTTCATTTCATTTGCAATAATCATGGCGATCTACTGTCTTCTTCAGGTTGTTTTACTTGGTATTCATGGTGCGGTTAAGATTAATCCGTTTCTTGAGTTGTTGGGTAAAATGACAACCAATCAAGCCATTATCACATGGGGTAACTCACTGATCAATGTAGCAATGTTGGCATCATTTTTAGCCGGTTTTTATGGGATGTTTTATTACAACAACTGGAACTTATATGCCATGGCCCAGGAAGATACAATTTTATTTTCGGACTTTTTAAAAAGAAAAACACGCAATGATGTACCATGGGTTTGCGTGTTAGCACAGTCGCTGTTGATTATCTTTTTGCTTTATTTTGGTAGAAAAAGTTACTATCTGATTACCATGAGTGATTTTGGCGTCATTATAGCGTATCTTTTAAGTACTATTTCCTTTTTAACGTTGCATCGAACAAGCTATGGTCTGCTTGCTTTGCTTAGCTGTGGCGTTGTTGGATACGTTTGTATTGATGGACTTTATAATTCAGGCTTTGTCTACGTCATACCATTTGTGGGTGTCTTAGCAATTGGTCTTGTAGCACATTATGTGCATTGTTTACTAAAAAGAAACTCTCTTAATAAAGGGCTTTAGTATGGATGATAAAGAGTACCTACATAATTTGCGCCATTCTGCAGCGCACTTGTTAGCTCAAGCGGTTTTAGAGCTTTATCCAGACACTAAGTTGACTATCGGCCCAGTTACAGAACACGGATTTTTTTACGATTTTTTGCCGTCAAAAAATTTCAAAGAAGATGACTTGCCTCGTATTGAAGAAAAAATGCGTGAACTGGTCAAGCGTGACTATAAAATTACCGGTAAGCAAATTCCAAAAGAGCAAGCACGGCCTTATTTTAAAGATAACCAATTTAAACAAGAGATAATCGACATTGTTGAAGATGACACTGTCGGTGTGTACTGGCAGGGTGAATTTTATGACTTGTGTAAGGGTGGGCACGTTGACTCAATTGGCCAGATTAAAAATTTTAAGTTAACTGCTATTTCCGGTGCCTACTGGCGAGGTGACCGCGACGGTATCGCACTACAACGCATTAGTGGTGTGGCCTTTGCAACAAAGCAGGACTTAGACGATTATCTTAAACGTGTTGAGGAAGCTCAGTTGTACGACCATCGTCGTTTGGGTAAGCAGCTTGATTTGTTTTCTTTCCACGACGTTGCTCCGGGACTTCCATTTTTCCACCACAAGGGCTTGACGATTTATCGTGAGCTTGTTGGGTTCTTGCGAAAGCTTTTGATCGAGCGGGATTATCAAGAAATCGCAACACCGCAGATTATGAACGAGCAGCTTTGGAAAACATCAGGACACTACGATAATTACAAAGACCACATGTATTTTACTCAGGTTGATGAAGAAAACTTTTGTGTACGGCCAATGAACTGCCCGGGGTCAATTTTGCTGTACAAAGAACGCCCTCATTCATATCGAGAGCTTCCACTGCGTCTTTCAGAGTTTGGATTTGTTAATCGTTATGAGTTATCCGGTGTGATGCATGGTTTGTTTCGGGTCAGAGGTTTTACTATTGATGATGCTCACATTTATTGTATGCCAGATCAAATTGAAGAAGAGATCAAACAGTTGATTGAATTGTCGAAAAAGATCTATGAAACATTCGAGTTTAAAAAAGTTGATATGGCTGTATCAACCCGTCCAGAAAAGTATATTGGTTCAGACGAGGTTTGGGAAAAGGCAACCAATGCATTAAAAGGTGCTCTTGAAAAGAGTGGCATGGACTACAAAGTGCAGGAGGGCGAGGGTGCTTTTTATGGTCCAAAAATTGAGATGAAGATTCATGATGCCATGGGGCGTGAATGGCAATGTGGAACCATTCAGGTTGACTTTGTACAAGCAGATAACTTTGAACTTGAATATATTGACTCAGACCAATCTCGTAAAAAGCCGGTCATTATCCACCGAGCGTTGTTGGGTTCGGTTGAGCGCTTTATGGGTATTTTGCTTGAGCATTATAAAGGTCACTTGCCATTTTGGTTGTCACCGCTTCAGGTACGAGTTTTGACTATCACCGATCAACAAGTCGAGTATGCCCAAGCGGTTTGTAAAAAGTTAAGAGCTGCTGGTATTCGAGCCGAGCTTGACAGGTCTGGTGATCAGATTTCAGCACAAGTGCGTAGAGCGCAGGTTGATAAAGTGCCGTGGATGCTTGTTATCGGTAAAAAAGAGGTAGAGCAAAACACGGTAACCCTACGCCACACCGATGGTAAACAAGAATTTGGTCAGACGCTTGAGAGCATACTTGATCGAGCAAAAGAATTAATGAACGTGTAATAAAAAAGGCCCCTCAATTTTGAGGGGCCTTTTTTATTACTTTATAACAAGTTTTTAGTTAACACATGTTCCAAGGGCAATGAATTGAAAATCAGAGTAAGAGTACAAATTTGCCTGTGTTAAGTTCTTTAATGTTTCTTTGTTGAGTGGTTTGCGTAGTTGCTTGACAAAAAGATTTGTGTCAGTGTCAAACTTGCTCGTTTCAATTTTCCAACCACCCAGATACTCAGTCAAGGTAATGAAGTAGAGTTCATTAAATGATATGAGTATTGCCTTGTCGTTGCCAGCTTCAAAATCTTTTTGTGTGCAAAAACGACGGTCAAGTGTAAGTGTACCTACCTGTTTTCCGCTTTGGTCTACCGCATTCCAGGTCGTTTTGCTTGATACAACCGGTATCATTTCACCGTTGCTCACATGTGCGTGAAAGAATCCGCCTTCTTGGAAGTTGCTGCGGACTAATGTAATGGTTTTATTCTCATTGATTGGATAAACAATTTCGTCACCAATGCCGCCATCGTCAGCACTGCTAGCAATGATCCATTCCCAATCAAAGGGATAGTACAACGGTTGCGTTGGTAGTTGTGGATCAATAATCGTAATGTTGAAAGGAATGTCTTGCTCAGCTAAATGTTTTACCAGCATGTCCCAATCGCCACCGCCGGCAATGTAAATAATTTCTTTTCCTTTTTGAGCCTGTGTTGCGAGGTTATCAAGTGTATTTTGGTGCCAATTCCGCCAGCCGCTTCCAGCCAAGAACAGCCACATGTTTGCATACAAAAATTTAAGCAGCGGGTAGCTTTGTTTTTCAAAAAACATACTTTTACATTGGTCCCAATGATCAACAAAGCAATACTCAAAAAAACTGTTTGCTGCGTTAAATAGGTAGCAGTCGCTCTC of Campylobacterota bacterium contains these proteins:
- a CDS encoding APC family permease; translated protein: MKKHTTISFWGGVLMTLNIIFGAGIFISPSKMATFAGPASFLGWLCLGLVLLPLVWAFAYAGSLFDGEGGFYQYCGQSLGQTAGFLAAWSYLLGYMSTASVITIVIRDELMQYGAFWIANDYPTLTAAGIILLFSSLNLFGLGAISKIQSIGTVIKILPLLFVIALIPFFPYTGISITPQDIVGIRYTIPFIIFAFFGIEICCNISHLMKGGVQQASRAIFTAFAMSVVIYTLFHFGLLGIMGAPGLMDYGVSAFPKFLGLSAPMTSFMQSFISFMILFTLLNAEYGLILTNVTNLQTLISNKLLPAHSFFGVTNRAHRPYRLVWLHALIMFGMVTLIAKPDIMMVLTSLGICGAYFLHALAVLVECCRRRYYGSIVLSLLALASCVVMVYYSWVRISDNPLYVSPMVVGLILGLLLYKTQTKNQTA
- a CDS encoding APC family permease, yielding MVKQGKLPVWAAILINVNIVIGSAFYMSVQKITMASGFLAPLSWLSCGMLLFPLIVVFATLAMRYPEAGGLYVYPQKCLGEFWGFISGWGYFIGTLAGNAAVIHAFSKAFQKIEGAKPALATYGMSGINFDIALVVLFTIFNLFNIEFLTRIQVALTLVKITPMCIALLSVPFLFKFENIISAPVAWPGFFRSLPIVLFSYIGIEACCAVIDKIENGRKSAARVIFISFAIIMAIYCLLQVVLLGIHGAVKINPFLELLGKMTTNQAIITWGNSLINVAMLASFLAGFYGMFYYNNWNLYAMAQEDTILFSDFLKRKTRNDVPWVCVLAQSLLIIFLLYFGRKSYYLITMSDFGVIIAYLLSTISFLTLHRTSYGLLALLSCGVVGYVCIDGLYNSGFVYVIPFVGVLAIGLVAHYVHCLLKRNSLNKGL
- a CDS encoding peptidyl-prolyl cis-trans isomerase, coding for MKYKNSLISKTVLMALPFVILAGCDWCGCKKSDSAKPVEKTQEIIEEDTDKAVQEVADNSKPLCSIDGRAVITENEFNNSLTQMVQANPYFRGASADSLPVMIKRRFFDELVKQEVIVAHGIKNEIDKREEFIKAYNETKKLLKRSLYVQFFEKGIFDSVSVSEKDVEKYYNENKNRFVKVAGGTLVEGIKFDDEKQADEFLAKAKTNVVDFKKLATNTNEANFKDFGRISKNNNKEFGFDGTPEAVKEHVFNKMSKLPGVDKVKAGKEFWVVKASDKKDAEYFQLAEIKQQVEGILKNNTFREELDKNLKQVQNNFKVNINEDFFGEQEKMEAAQQQALNEISEQEAIATAA
- the thrS gene encoding threonine--tRNA ligase produces the protein MDDKEYLHNLRHSAAHLLAQAVLELYPDTKLTIGPVTEHGFFYDFLPSKNFKEDDLPRIEEKMRELVKRDYKITGKQIPKEQARPYFKDNQFKQEIIDIVEDDTVGVYWQGEFYDLCKGGHVDSIGQIKNFKLTAISGAYWRGDRDGIALQRISGVAFATKQDLDDYLKRVEEAQLYDHRRLGKQLDLFSFHDVAPGLPFFHHKGLTIYRELVGFLRKLLIERDYQEIATPQIMNEQLWKTSGHYDNYKDHMYFTQVDEENFCVRPMNCPGSILLYKERPHSYRELPLRLSEFGFVNRYELSGVMHGLFRVRGFTIDDAHIYCMPDQIEEEIKQLIELSKKIYETFEFKKVDMAVSTRPEKYIGSDEVWEKATNALKGALEKSGMDYKVQEGEGAFYGPKIEMKIHDAMGREWQCGTIQVDFVQADNFELEYIDSDQSRKKPVIIHRALLGSVERFMGILLEHYKGHLPFWLSPLQVRVLTITDQQVEYAQAVCKKLRAAGIRAELDRSGDQISAQVRRAQVDKVPWMLVIGKKEVEQNTVTLRHTDGKQEFGQTLESILDRAKELMNV